The genome window GTGAGCACCGACGAGATCAACGATGTAGGCAGTTCCTGGCGCAAGGTCATCCGTACCCTTGAGCAGGACGAGCGCATCTCTCCGCGCCAGCGGGGGTTTGTGGTCCTCGCTCAGGCTCAGGGGCTGATCGGAACAACGCTCCTGGTTGCGGTGCCCAATGAACTCACTCGGGAAGTTCTCCAAAGTCAGCTCAAGAGCCCGTTGGATGATGCGCTGCGGGATGTCTTCCGTGAGGACATTCAGTGCGCGTTTGTGATTGACCCCGAGCTGACGCCGATCATGGAGGAAGAACCGGAGGAAGTTCCGCAGGACCTCGTGCAGCGTGAGCGGGAGCGGGATGCAGCGCCGTCCCCGACACCGCCGAGCAACTCGCACGAGTTTGGCCGACTGAATCCGAAGTACATCTTCGACACCTTTGTCATCGGTTCCTCCAACCGCTTCGCCCATGCAGCTGCCGTTGCAGTCGCGGAAGCACCCGCCAAGGCTTACAACCCACTGTTCATCTACGGCGACTCGGGTCTCGGCAAAACTCACCTGCTGCACGCGATAGGTCACTACGCCCGCCATCTGTACACCGGGATCCGTGTTCGGTACGTCAACTCGGAAGAGTTCACCAACGACTTCATCAACTCCATCCGGGACGATGAAGGCACCAGTTTCAAGCAGACCTATCGGAACGTCGACATCCTCCTGATCGATGACATTCAGTTCCTATCCGGCAAGGACCGCACGCAGGAGGAGTTCTTCCATACCTTCAATGCCCTGCACAACCACAACAAGCAGGTCGTCATCACCTCGGATCTACCGCCAAAGCAGCTGTCGGGCTTTGAAGAGAGGATGCGTTCCCGGTTTGAGTGGGGCCTGCTGACTGACATCCAGCCGCCGGAGCTCGAAACACGCATTGCCATTCTTCGCAAGAAGGCAATAAGTGAGGGCCTGAGCGCACCGGATGAGGTGCTGGAGTACATCGCCTCGAAGATCTCGACCAATATTCGGGAGCTCGAAGGTGCCCTCATTCGAGTGACGGCGTTCGCAAGTCTGAACCGCCAGGCCGTCGACGAGAACCTTGCCGAGATTGTCCTCAAGGACCTCATTACCGACGACGGTGCCCAGGAGATCACTTCGTCGCTGATCATGGCGCAGACAGCCGAGTACTTCAACATCACCCTCGAAGACCTCTGCAGCAAGTCGCGTACCCGGACCCTGGTGACCGCGCGCCAGATCGCGATGTACCTGTGCCGGGAGCTCACTGACATGTCCCTTCCGAAAATCGGTCAGGAACTGGGCGGCCGCGACCACACCACCGTGATCCACGCTGATCGCAAGATCCGCGAGCTCATGGCGGAACGTCGGGCCATCTACAACCAGGTAACTGAGCTGACGAACCGGATCAAGCATCATCAGAAAGACGGCTAGGCAGCTCAACGACGGGCGCTTCGTTCGAGACAGCTGTCAGCGGCTAAGAAATTAACAACTGTGGAAAGAAGTGTGGATAACTCCCGCCTGCCAGTGGACGTTAATGAGGACAACCCACAGGGCACCTGTGGATGCGCCGAATCACAAGAATTTCGTGCACATCCCTGCTTCTGCTCACCGCACCTGAGCCCACATGGTTTCAACAACGGCGAAGGCCGGGATCACGCGGATCTCATGGGTTATCCACAGTTTCCACAGAAGTTATTAACACTACTGATCCTTAATCCATCGATCCTTTCCAAATAACATTTCCCCTCCGTCCAGCCCGGGCAGCCCACCTGCTCGGTCGCGCTAAGCTGTCACTTACGTAGAGTTGACCTTTGCTCACGCGTCCTCCTTTCGCAGAGAAGGGTCGAGGATGGGTGGCTTCCCTGATGTACTTCGCGAAAGGCGGCACCCCTCAGTGAAATTTCGAGTCGAGCGCGATGTCTTGGCCGAGGCCGTTACCTGGACAGCGCGTTCCCTGTCGCCACGTCCGCCGGTCCCGGTGCTTTCGGGACTGCTGATCAAGGCAGGAACCGGCAGCCTGAGCCTGGCCAGCTTCGACTATGAGATCTCGGCACGGCTTGAGATTCCGGCTGACGTTGCTGAAGAAGGAACGATCCTGGTTTCAGGTCGGCTCCTGGCGGATATCTGCCGCAGTTTGCCCTCCGCACCGGTGGAGGTTGAAACTGACGGCTCGAAAGTCACCCTCACCTGCCGCAACAGCCGGTTCAACCTGGCCACAATGCCGGAGGCCGAGTATCCCGAGCTGCCAAGCCTGCCCGACGTCAGCGGCGTCGTCGACGGGGACGCGTTCGCAGAGGCGGTTTCACAGGTGATCATCGCCGCCAGCCGTGATGACACTCTGCCCATCCTGACCGGCGTCCGCATGGAGATCGAAGAAGATCTCATCACTTTCCTTGCCACTGACAGGTACCGCCTCGCACTGCGCGAGCTCTCATGGAAGCCCGCGAATCCCGGCATCTCTACCAGTGCCTTGGTGAAGGCCAAGACGCTCAGCGAAGTTGCCAAGACCCTCGGTGGTGCCGGCGACCTCAAGATCGCGTTGGCTGACAACAGCGAACT of Arthrobacter sp. JZ12 contains these proteins:
- the dnaN gene encoding DNA polymerase III subunit beta, whose protein sequence is MKFRVERDVLAEAVTWTARSLSPRPPVPVLSGLLIKAGTGSLSLASFDYEISARLEIPADVAEEGTILVSGRLLADICRSLPSAPVEVETDGSKVTLTCRNSRFNLATMPEAEYPELPSLPDVSGVVDGDAFAEAVSQVIIAASRDDTLPILTGVRMEIEEDLITFLATDRYRLALRELSWKPANPGISTSALVKAKTLSEVAKTLGGAGDLKIALADNSELIGFESGGRRTTSLLVDGDYPKIRSLFPENTPIHATVETSQLVEAVRRVALVAERNTPVRLAFSAGQVVLDAGTGEDAQASEAIEATLEGDDITVAFNPHYLSEGLGAFSSKFVRFSFTTPPKPAVISAQEEPTGEDREDYRYLLMPVRLPNQ